The nucleotide window GAAGAGTCATCGTTAGGTCTAGGGAAGGAAATGGTAGACTGCACGTCATTCTACTGCTGGTGGCATTCACTGTCACCATTCTTCTGTCAGGTAAAGAATGgggattttattttcattcagtTTCATCATAAATCTGTCTTGTAACCTCACGATAAAACGACTATATGAGTAGAGTCATATCTAGACTCTCTGTATTGAAGTTATGCTGAACTTTTTCAACATAAGAATCTGAACTAATCTTTGAGAGCCCTTGGCCAAGGAATGACTAATCTACTGCTTTTTGACGTCCCTTATGTAGGTAGGACAAGTGACTCGGTCGGTGAGCAATGAATCAtacgttgcagaaagtctgtaaCGCCTTCCGTCTTTGATGAAGGATTGGCTCTCTTTTAACCGAAATTGAGCATCCAAGCAGTTATTGCATATAACAAATTTAGTAAATTTTGTCTTTTCATCTGTCTAATCGTACTAACCTAACGTTGGGAAAAGTAAGAAATTAACTAAGATATATTTTCTCCTTTACTCTTGATAATGTtcatgtttcattttcaaaggCACCGAGGACCTTGGCTTCCTGTTCATTAAACACCAGCTCGATTCCAGTTGGACCAGCACCCTGTTTGGACTGTATTTAGCTGTCAGAGGAATCGCATTGGTACGTATCTATGATACCATAATCAAGTCATAttttaagtaagtaagtaagtaagacaTTTCCTTACAAACAAGCATAATACTTGAAACCTTACTTCATGATTGTCTGCGCCTTTATGTTAACATGATAAGACTGTAATTTGAATTGGTTTACATGATAATTCTGAAAGGAAATTTTTGCGAGGCATCGTGGTTGGAGACTAAGTacagtactatttgttcaatcgtcttgtttagtcagtcggactgatggtgattctggtcgttggagtaaagtactatttgttcaatcgtcttgtttagtcagtagGACTGATGGttattctggtggttggagtaaagtactatttgttcaatcgtcttgtttagtcagtagGACTGATGGttattctggtggttggagtaaagtactatttgttcaatcgtcttgtttagtgAGTCGGACTGATGGTTATTCTGGTGGCCGGAGTAAactactatttgttcaatcgtcttgtttagtcagtagGACTGATGGTTATTCTGGTGGccggagtaaagtactatttgttcaatcgtcttgtttagtgAGTCGGACTGATGGTTATTCTGGTGGCCGGAGTAAactactatttgttcaatcgtcttgtttagtcagtcggactgatggtgattctggtggttggagtaaattactatttgttcaatcgtcttgttcagtcagtcggactgatggttaTTCTGGTGGccggagtaaagtactatttgttcaatcgtcttgtttagtcagtagGACTGAAGGTTATTCTGGTGGTTGGactaaagtactatttgttcaatcgtcttgttaagtcagtcggactgatggttaTTCTGGTGGccggagtaaagtactatttgttcaatcgtcttgtttagtcagtagGACTGAAGGTCATTCTGGTGGccggagtaaagtactatttgttcaatcgtcttgttcagtcagtcggactgatggttaTTCTGGTGGtcggagtaaagtactatttgttcaatcgtcttgtttagtcagtttgactgatggtgattctgttggttggagtaaagtactatttgttcaatcgtcttgtttagtcagtcggactgatggttaTTCTGGTGGCTGGaataaagtactatttgttcaatcgtcttgtttagtcagtcggactgatggtgattctggtggttggagtaaagtactatttgttcaatcgtcttgtttagtcagtcggactgatggttaTTCTGGTGgctggagtaaagtactatttgttcaatcgtcttgttcagtcagtcggactgatggttaTTCTGGTGGtcggagtaaagtactatttgttcaatcgtcttgtttagtatgtcggactgatggtgattctggtcgttggagtaaagtactatttgttcaatcgtcttgtttagtcagtcggactgatggttattctggtggttggactaaagtactatttgttcaatcgtcttgtttagtcagtcggactgatggttaTTCTACCTCTGATGTCTCGACTGATGTGCGATACCAAAGTGGGCCAAGCTGGGGCGCTGTCAAAGATCGCGGCTCATGTTCTTCTTGCTTTTGTGTCAACCGTATGGATGCTGTTCCTCGGTAAGACAGATACAGTACGCACACATGCATGCAGAAGAATACgcacatatacatacactcacacacatatagaCACGcagactcacacacacgcacgcagacatacacacacgcacacaaactcacacataCAAAAGCAATTCCAATATGAATAGGAATTCAAATTTTCGCACATCTACGATTGGACGTAAGTAGGGTAGAGAACAATAGTATACAATTTTACACGTCAACTAAAAACCTATGTTAGCTAATGATGACAGTAAATAATGGATTTAATGTCGTTGAAATACGTTTTATGCTACTgagaaatgtgcaaaatgttaTTCCaagcactaccaaaaatgccacACTTAAGCAAATTATTCTATGCTTTTACTTTTTCTAATTTCACCTTATAGTTCCAGTACTAGGGATTCTGTCTGGTTTCATAGCAGTGACTATCAGATCTCTGTGTTCCAAAACAGTCGCAGATGGAGAAAAAGGTATGTGTTTATTAAGATAATCTCCGGTCTCAGCTAGCGCCATGTggtacgttggcgacctcgtttcgaccgagcaatttgacagcgtcctcaacgaattccatcgattGAAAGTAAATCATTcgctctttttgttttgttgtgtttttagtcGTACGcgcacgttttgcatgataccTCATTATAAACTCAAGaaaacacaaatccaattttggacGCAGTGAGGCCACCAACGTGCAGCGGATCTAGTTTGAGAGGGGTTTCAGAAGCATTTTTGTTCGtattgtgtggatgtgtgttgTAGCTGTACTGGGGTGATTatttttcttgatgttttgATGATTTACTACTCCAGGTGTTATGTTCTCTGTCATGTCTGCAATAGAGGTCACGTGCCCCCTGTTGGCCTCGCTCCTGTTCAACAAACTGTATACAGCTACACTCAGCTCCTTCCCAGGCTTCTGTTTCATCATATCTACCGGGTTACTTCTCGTTCCCATCATATTGCTACAGTAAGTTTAACTTCcctactttgaaaaaaaaagaaattgcttCAAGTATTTTGCTATGTGCAATTCTGTAATCAACAGACTTATTTGCACGTGAAATATAACATATTTAGCATGTATTCGATTAAAAAGCGTACACTTCGCTGTGATTGCTCACTAcacaggttggtgaatgactggaTAGCACATTCCTTTATCAATTacttaaaatcctcccacaccattgttgatgtatagggcggtgcccatctccgtttcatagccctgggccacactgtggcgcaatcactgtagcagagGGCCAGTCCTccggcagtgaagtgtgtttaacttccatactgtttcagaattatttacaatttttataaagtctttgatatgactcaatgcgcttcttatccagaggtgtcctacctggggcttgaaccccagtccttctgatccaagtaatttgaaccagatgtggtgagagacagaagcgcagaccactacaccacagggacaatTACCACGTATTAATTTCGAGCTGGCACTTATAACTTGTTTACTGTGCATTGAAGTTAGGTATTGTTTGGTTACCTGTGCACCGATGCTATGTGATACTGCTAACAAAGCAGTCCGAAACGCAAAAGCATACATAGATCTTGTCCAACAATAGTGAGATatgcggttccaaatgtaaTGTGTAATAATGGTGAGCTAATGCGATTCTAGAAGTAAGGTATTGTCACGTTCAGTGATACATATTCTAAAAAAACACGATAAAACAATGTTTAATTATAAGAATGCGGTTTTAAACAAGATTGAGTCTATGTCCCCTCAAATGACGAAGGTAACAGACGGTAATCGATGTGCCTGCTTTTGTCAAATACATGGTACTTTttttaacaacaaacaaagaaacaaacaatgcaatGAATACACTCCAAAATGGAacacaagaaaaataaaagaacagTTAACTCCTTTCGTGTATTATACAAATcattacaatattttttttatagtaGGTTATTGTAATGTTAACTATTCTATTAATAGATGGATGGAAGACACCAGTGAGGTGATACACCAACATGATGAATATGTGaaacagaagaaacagaacAGTGCAGAGGAAACTCAGCAACAGCTTACAGGCAAGCCTGATGTTTCTTATTTATGTTTATAACTGGTTAATAAAGAACTCAAGAAAATGTCAATCAAGATATTCTAAAACTTTGAGCTTATCAATATACAGTTCTTCACGTTAGAATTCAAAACATCATTTACAAGCATAATCCTTTCTGTTTTCAGAAAACCAGACAGAGGATGTGAGTGCATAGCAAATGATTGATGGAGTAAGTACACAGATATCCACTGGCATTGAAATCTACAAAGCGGCCAATGAGAAGATTGTTTGCAGGTTATACACTTTACCCCACATGCATTTCAGATAGTTGCATCCTAAATGTACGTACCTTTATTTTAGACAAATACACGGCAATGTTCCACGACAGATCTCTCGCGTGACCCTAAGAAGATCTGTACTGCAAATTGTCACCAGGCATTAAGACCTCGGCGTTACCCTCATAAATGCCGGTACACTCTCCTGGTCAAACCATATCGACATCATCACTACCAAAGTTAGACGATCTTATGGATTACAATTTGCTCTAAGCAAGAAGATACCAAAAGACCTACTTATCAGACTTTACATAACACTCACAAGGCCAATCCTGGAGAAAGCGTACATTATCTGGTCGGTCTTACCAAACGCGCACAAATGACTGTGGAATCCTTCCAGCATCAAACCACCAGCATCGGCAGCGGCCACTTCGGGCTACCGTATCCTTCATACGAAAGTCTCTACACCGAACTATCACTTCCGTTAGTCAAGTACCGACGCAAGTTTCACACAACTGTGACTCTGTACAGACTCTTGAATGGACGATACCCTTCACATTTACAACGTTTGCCACAGCTAACACTCGCGCCTTATACCAACTCCAGCTATCCCCTAAAAACAGAACACCTGGCTACTCCAGCTTGTAATACTACCTGATCTCAAAGAACATACGTCGCGAGTAGAGCAATGTTACTCTTGAACTCTCTTCCTAGTAATATCCACACATCCCTTACCGTCCGCTCCgtcaaaaacaaactctgtacATCACTGGGCAACAAATACTGACTGTATATGTAAATAATGACTGACCTATCTCAATATCGACATTGCCAAATAACTGACGACTCAGATGACTTATTGTACAATCTCCGTAATATGAACACGATATTTGACTTCGTTAACGATGTTATAAATAGCTTAGTCTCGTGCAATTTTTCATGCGCGCTTTAGTTTTGTGATAGTTTTCGTAATCTCTTCTGTGTATTTCAGTCTCGTGTTTTGTACGCCTTCATATGTATTTGAATGTGCTTTGTGAGAGTTTGTATTCAATTTttaatattgttcagttacaaGGGCTAACCCTCTGTAAAAGCTTTCGGGTGGCTCcctttttacagccaaataactTATTCGAATCAATTCAATTGTACGGTTGGTTGCATGTATGTTCTAGAAAACTGCatcttgacaatttttttcttcaaatttgttaAAACAGTAATATTGAAGAATTATGGTCCCATAGCCTCAGCATGTCAACAAACTTAATATGTTTAATACATACCATTTGCTAAACTTTAGTTATGTTtggctttttttaaattctaaatAGACCAATTTGAAGGCAATGCTATAAAATGTGGATACCGTTTGTAGCTTCACTGACTCGACAAAAGAGATAATTGGTGTTCTTTTATTCTTATGTTTTAATAGATCAACTTTCTGTCAGATGTGGGTACTGTTTAGCTGTTTATGGTCAATTTAAGTTTACATTGTTACCACGCTATTTTAAATTTTCCGATCATTGTTGACTCTATCACAACTCAACCGAACAGTCAAGCAAGGGTCTTTTTTCTCCGAATCCCATGGCCCGTCAACAGACATAATAGCAGGCCTTCATCAACTGTTAATCAAGAGCATGCTGGTATGGCAACGAATGAAAGAATTTCCGAAAATTAGTCTGCccatgaagaaaaacaaaataccaTCGCAGTTGTCAACCCCCCCTTTCCTTTTGATACGAGGACAAATGTGTACGTGTCCTTTCATCTGAAGGCTATGTCGGGTGTACACGATTTACCTGTTACTGGCTAgtacagtacaaatgtacaaacaagCTGAGCCTTTCCGGGCCCCAAGCACGTGGTCTTACAGCTGTTAATGTTATATTTTTCCTCCTGAATCATTGTAAAATTCATCTGTTGATGATCTTATGTAATTAAGAACGTATTAGCATTGcgtatgtacaatgtaacttttcacaaataaatatatatagaatttaGCTGCAGGCCAAACAAATTACATAGTCAGCACTAAATAAGCTGTGCTTGAGGGACCGAAAAACAGCGTGGTAAAGAACACGTTTTTCGTTGTTTTGGCAGTTTAATTTATGTTCAGCAAGCACGCAAAGCATTTTGAATAAAATTTAGATACACCCAAATTATGTCAGTTCCTTTTTGTGTTGATAGTATTTTGTCTGCAATCAATAGTGAGTGGATTTTCCATTGATTAATTTTGTCATGTGTTCTTAT belongs to Branchiostoma lanceolatum isolate klBraLanc5 chromosome 15, klBraLanc5.hap2, whole genome shotgun sequence and includes:
- the LOC136420499 gene encoding lysosomal proton-coupled steroid conjugate and bile acid symporter SLC46A3-like; the protein is MVILPLMSRLMCDTKVGQAGALSKIAAHVLLAFVSTVWMLFLVPVLGILSGFIAVTIRSLCSKTVADGEKGVMFSVMSAIEVTCPLLASLLFNKLYTATLSSFPGFCFIISTGLLLVPIILLQWMEDTSEVIHQHDEYVKQKKQNSAEETQQQLTGKPDVSYLCL